In Aegilops tauschii subsp. strangulata cultivar AL8/78 chromosome 3, Aet v6.0, whole genome shotgun sequence, one genomic interval encodes:
- the LOC109777231 gene encoding F-box/LRR-repeat protein 13-like produces MDTGVPALPLNPVIAAMFRHLGLDPAEVEGFLSYTHYALPEPPVTADARLFALLPGDSVDRLSRLPDALLGNIVSRIPVKDAARTAALSRRWRGVWRSAPLVLVDSHVHPAGTAYAQRVTCAVSRVLAAHPGPFRCVHLTESPLLAGWLQIVAGKGIQELVLVNRPWPLEIFLPSTFLGMETLTRLYLGLWVFPVTADLPRATCFPNLLELGLCNVIMKSISDLDFILDRSPVLETLCLEGEMFEHCIRLVSQSLRRVQIIGCWVEEIFVVDAPCLERLIQSGGWSPEDHDGNRTKVKIGHAPKLHMLGYLELDPGHVLEVGNTIIKAGARVSPSTMVPSVGILALEVRFGVRNHAKMVPNVLRCFPNVETLHIKSAKTDRSTGKLNLKFWHECGVIECIRSRIKLLVFHDFRGGRAEIAFLKYFFETALVLKKVVILFAVGFSSTTEEAQSKLSSLGSVKRASETSTVLVTVPSDPEVGSIRSFKIGSGFSADDPFANGFAKSHLDEI; encoded by the exons ATGGATACCGGGGTGCCAGCCCTTCCCTTGAATCCGGTGATAGCGGCGATGTTCCGGCACCTGGGCCTTGACCCGGCTGAGGTGGAGGGCTTCCTCTCCTACACCCACTACGCCCTCCCGGAGCCGCCCGTGACGGCCGACGCTCGCCTCTTCGCTCTCCTCCCCGGCGACTCCGTCGACCGCCTGAGCCGCCTCCCCGACGCGCTCCTCGGCAACATCGTCTCCCGCATCCCCGTCAAGGACGCCGCGCGCACCGCGGCGCTCTCCCGGCGCTGGCGCGGGGTCTGGCGCTCCGCCCCGCTCGTCCTCGTCGACTCTCACGTCCACCCCGCGGGCACCGCATACGCGCAGCGCGTCACCTGCGCCGTCTCCCGCGTCCTCGCCGCGCACCCGGGCCCCTTCCGCTGCGTCCACCTCACCGAGTCCCCTCTGCTCGCGGGCTGGCTCCAGATCGTCGCCGGCAAGGGCATCCAGGAACTCGTCCTCGTCAACCGCCCGTGGCCACTCGAGATCTTTCTCCCCTCCACTTTCTTAGGCATGGAAACCCTCACCCGCCTCTACCTCGGCCTCTGGGTTTTCCCCGTCACGGCCGACCTCCCGCGCGCCACCTGCTTCCCAAACCTCCTTGAGCTCGGGCTCTGCAACGTCATCATGAAGAGCATCAGTGATTTGGACTTCATCCTCGACAGGAGCCCCGTGCTGGAGACGCTCTGTCTCGAAGGGGAGATGTTCGAGCATTGCATCCGCCTTGTCAGCCAAAGCCTCCGGCGCGTGCAGATCATCGGGTGCTGGGTTGAAGAAATCTTCGTGGTGGACGCGCCATGCCTTGAGCGGCTCATCCAGTCGGGAGGCTGGAGCCCTGAAGACCATGATGGCAACCGCACCAAGGTGAAGATTGGCCATGCCCCCAAGCTGCACATGTTAGGATACTTGGAGTTGGACCCAGGACACGTCCTAGAGGTCGGCAACACCATCATCAAG GCTGGGGCAAGGGTGAGCCCGAGCACCATGGTACCAAGTGTGGGGATACTGGCTTTGGAGGTGCGTTTCGGAGTCCGCAACCATGCCAAGATGGTTCCCAATGTCCTCAGGTGCTTTCCGAATGTTGAGACGCTCCACATCAAG TCTGCGAAAACCGATCGGTCCACTGGCAAGCTGAACCTAAAGTTCTGGCATGAGTGTGGTGTGATAGAGTGCATTCGGTCGCGCATCAAGCTGCTGGTTTTCCATGATTTCCGAGGGGGGCGAGCTGAGATCGCCTTCCTCAAATACTTCTTTGAGACCGCATTGGTGCTGAAGAAGGTGGTGATTCTGTTCGCCGTTGGCTTCTCTTCGACGACGGAAGAGGCGCAGTCCAAACTGTCGAGTCTGGGGTCAGTGAAACGGGCCAGTGAAACCTCTACAGTGCTGGTCACTGTACCTTCTGATCCTGAAGTAGGTTCCATTCGGAGCTTCAAAATAGGATCCGGTTTTTCTGCTGACGACCCTTTTGCAAACGGATTTGCTAAGTCACATCTAGATGAAATTTAG